In Nitrospira sp., one DNA window encodes the following:
- a CDS encoding dienelactone hydrolase family protein: MHTDSLYQITVTGDGVSLDGILHLPDHAKGVVTFAHGSGSGRFSPRNQYVARVLETGGFATLLLDLLTPDEADDRGKVFNIDLLADRLLLAQTWLATHRPTSGLRVGYFGASTGAAAALQAAARRPEGVSAVVSRGGRPDLAGPYLSRVTTPTLLLVGGDDGPVIDMNEDALTQLTCSKQIIIIPGASHLFEEPGTLEQVAREALHWFEQYVQPTVPS; the protein is encoded by the coding sequence ATGCACACAGACAGTCTCTATCAGATTACCGTGACGGGTGATGGAGTCAGCCTCGACGGCATTCTGCACCTGCCCGACCACGCAAAAGGCGTCGTGACCTTTGCGCATGGAAGCGGGAGTGGCCGTTTCAGTCCGCGCAATCAATATGTGGCACGGGTGCTGGAAACCGGCGGCTTCGCCACCCTGCTGCTGGATCTCCTGACTCCCGACGAAGCGGACGATCGAGGCAAAGTCTTCAACATCGACTTGCTGGCAGATCGCCTGCTGCTCGCGCAGACCTGGTTGGCCACGCATCGTCCGACCAGCGGATTGCGAGTGGGATATTTTGGTGCGAGCACGGGAGCCGCGGCGGCATTGCAGGCTGCTGCGCGACGGCCGGAAGGCGTGAGCGCTGTCGTCTCGCGCGGCGGGCGCCCCGATCTCGCCGGTCCGTACCTCAGCCGCGTCACCACGCCGACGCTCTTGCTGGTAGGCGGGGACGACGGTCCGGTGATCGACATGAATGAAGACGCGCTCACACAACTCACTTGCAGCAAACAGATCATCATCATTCCTGGCGCGAGCCATCTGTTCGAGGAACCGGGCACGCTTGAGCAGGTGGCTCGGGAAGCGTTGCATTGGTTTGAGCAGTATGTGCAGCCGACCGTCCCTTCGTAA
- a CDS encoding universal stress protein, whose protein sequence is MKTLLAVDGSDHSYEAVRALTFLRRADELTLMHVVDAPKPAYPMMMPEVAQELYAQLERSMKEDGEELLTRVQSLLPFHSGPVTKLMEVGSPAEHIVSAAESRHIDLIVMGARGLGPIKERLFGSVSHRVLSMAPCAKLILQGSLRGLKEVLLPLQGTSDAEAAVRFLSKQPFHEPVNVNLLTVLPPTRPPWPVDNTVAEQLEAQALRHARDFVEEVAAKLHALGYTTRATSLLGTPLTMILHEAEKLRVDLILVGSHARRGVTRFVLGSVSHAVLHRAPCQVMVFE, encoded by the coding sequence ATGAAAACCCTGCTGGCAGTCGATGGATCGGACCATTCGTACGAGGCCGTGCGAGCCCTCACATTTCTCCGCCGCGCCGACGAACTTACGCTCATGCATGTGGTGGATGCCCCGAAGCCGGCCTATCCCATGATGATGCCCGAGGTCGCGCAGGAGCTCTATGCCCAGCTGGAACGGAGCATGAAGGAAGACGGAGAGGAATTGCTGACGCGGGTCCAATCCCTCCTCCCGTTTCACAGCGGGCCGGTGACGAAACTCATGGAGGTCGGCTCGCCGGCGGAACATATTGTGTCGGCGGCAGAGTCACGCCACATCGATCTGATTGTCATGGGAGCGAGGGGGCTTGGACCGATAAAGGAACGATTGTTCGGCAGCGTCTCCCATCGGGTCCTAAGCATGGCTCCCTGCGCCAAATTGATCCTCCAAGGTTCCCTTCGCGGCCTGAAGGAAGTCCTCTTGCCGTTGCAAGGAACCTCCGACGCCGAGGCAGCCGTGCGATTTCTGTCGAAGCAACCCTTTCACGAACCGGTGAATGTGAACCTGCTCACCGTACTCCCACCAACCCGCCCGCCTTGGCCGGTGGATAATACGGTCGCGGAGCAACTGGAAGCGCAGGCCCTGCGCCACGCCCGCGACTTCGTCGAGGAGGTGGCGGCAAAGCTCCACGCGCTCGGCTATACGACTCGCGCCACCAGCCTGCTGGGGACACCCTTGACGATGATTCTCCACGAGGCCGAAAAGCTGCGGGTGGATCTCATTCTGGTCGGCTCACACGCGAGGCGAGGTGTCACCCGGTTTGTCTTGGGCAGCGTGTCCCACGCGGTGCTGCATCGAGCACCCTGTCAGGTAATGGTGTTTGAATGA
- a CDS encoding cupin domain-containing protein → MKTMLFSLGIWCLMCMPLLAQEAKVSPLLAKDLPDLAGKEAVIITVEYPPGASDTVHRHHAHVFVYVLEGSIIMQVDGEQPMTLTAGQTFYEGPRDIHAVGRNASDTKLAKFLVFFLKEKGSPILVPGR, encoded by the coding sequence TTGAAGACAATGCTGTTCTCTCTGGGTATCTGGTGTCTCATGTGCATGCCGCTGCTTGCTCAGGAGGCGAAAGTGTCACCGCTCCTAGCAAAAGACCTCCCGGATCTCGCTGGCAAGGAAGCTGTGATAATCACAGTTGAGTATCCACCGGGTGCAAGCGACACCGTGCACCGTCACCATGCGCACGTATTTGTATATGTTCTGGAAGGCTCCATAATAATGCAGGTGGACGGAGAGCAGCCGATGACATTGACCGCCGGGCAGACATTTTACGAAGGCCCACGCGATATTCATGCAGTGGGTCGCAATGCGAGCGACACGAAGCTGGCGAAGTTTCTCGTGTTCTTCCTCAAGGAAAAAGGCTCCCCCATACTGGTCCCAGGGAGATAA
- the mtaB gene encoding tRNA (N(6)-L-threonylcarbamoyladenosine(37)-C(2))-methylthiotransferase MtaB has translation MSTSMPRASLHTLGCRLSQSETAMLADTLTRQGYRVVEFGEETDLLVLNTCSVTENAEKDCRYAVRKTLRHSPHAFVAVTGCYAQTGAAQLQTVLGIDLIVGTQYKMNLPEYLPAPDKLRKQAEPELRHSRTIDREDFVLPGTAYSDSTRALLKIQDGCDFMCSFCLIPFARGRERSRVAEDVLREARELAGHGYKELVLTGVNIGRYSHNGMELLDLIREIEAIPDVVRIRISSIEPTTVPEELLRHMAASTKLCHYLHIPLQSGDDQILQAMNRRYTVHDYEDLVDQAFTLMPDLGLGTDLMVGFPGEDEQAFANSLQTAERLPFSYCHVFSYSSRPGTAAARLEDQIPVAAIRQRSKTLAELSRRKALAFYQRHIGCTESVLFEQGERDGCRTGTTGNFTRVAVPAGSAAAGEIHSVTITGVMDGLAYGHLAAPSALHSHRPLL, from the coding sequence ATGTCCACCAGCATGCCGCGTGCCTCACTCCACACATTGGGCTGTCGCCTCAGCCAATCGGAAACCGCCATGTTGGCCGATACCCTCACACGCCAAGGGTACCGGGTGGTCGAGTTCGGTGAAGAAACCGATCTGCTCGTGTTGAATACCTGCTCGGTGACGGAAAACGCCGAAAAAGATTGCCGCTACGCCGTCCGCAAAACGTTGCGGCACTCGCCACACGCCTTCGTGGCCGTCACCGGCTGTTACGCCCAGACAGGAGCCGCACAACTGCAGACTGTTCTCGGCATCGACCTGATCGTCGGCACACAATACAAAATGAACCTGCCCGAGTATCTCCCGGCACCGGACAAGCTCCGCAAGCAGGCAGAACCCGAACTGCGCCACAGCCGCACGATTGATCGCGAAGACTTCGTCCTTCCCGGCACAGCCTACTCCGACTCCACTCGCGCGTTACTGAAGATCCAGGACGGATGCGATTTCATGTGCAGCTTTTGTTTGATTCCGTTTGCCCGCGGACGGGAGCGCAGCCGCGTGGCCGAGGATGTTCTGCGGGAAGCGCGCGAACTGGCCGGGCACGGCTACAAGGAATTGGTGCTGACCGGCGTGAACATCGGCCGCTACTCGCACAATGGAATGGAGCTGCTCGACCTGATCCGGGAAATCGAGGCCATTCCCGACGTGGTCCGGATCAGAATTTCCTCGATCGAGCCGACGACAGTTCCCGAAGAATTGCTGCGCCACATGGCTGCCTCGACCAAGCTGTGCCACTATCTCCATATTCCGTTGCAGAGCGGCGACGATCAGATTTTACAAGCCATGAACCGACGGTATACGGTCCATGACTATGAAGACCTGGTCGACCAGGCGTTCACCCTGATGCCTGATCTCGGCCTGGGCACAGACCTGATGGTGGGGTTCCCCGGCGAAGATGAGCAGGCCTTCGCTAACAGTTTACAGACCGCCGAACGACTGCCCTTTTCCTATTGCCACGTGTTCAGCTACTCCTCCCGGCCTGGAACGGCGGCCGCACGCCTGGAGGACCAGATTCCCGTGGCCGCAATCCGGCAACGCAGCAAAACCCTGGCGGAATTGTCGCGTCGGAAGGCGCTGGCGTTTTATCAACGACACATCGGCTGCACGGAGTCCGTATTGTTTGAACAGGGTGAACGCGACGGCTGTCGCACCGGTACGACAGGGAATTTCACCCGCGTGGCCGTTCCGGCCGGATCGGCCGCTGCCGGCGAGATTCATTCCGTCACCATCACGGGAGTGATGGATGGCCTGGCCTACGGCCACCTCGCCGCTCCATCCGCCCTCCATTCACATAGGCCATTGTTATGA
- the miaB gene encoding tRNA (N6-isopentenyl adenosine(37)-C2)-methylthiotransferase MiaB produces the protein MTQSNRPHTVHIETFGCQMNEYDSELVRTLLRKAGFEFTEDRERADVMLMNTCAIRENAHNKVYGHLAELKMVKAQRPLVVGVLGCMAQNLKEELTEKQPLVDVLVGPDGYRQLPGLLTKALATEEDQLARRGLAVDLSEYETYDDILPERDGGVNAWIAIMRGCDNFCSFCVVPYTRGRERSRNPEGILREVAAAVATGHTQITLLGQNVNSYRSDDWDFARLILAVAEVPGVQRVRFTSPHPKDFPPALLDAVAGHPNICKHIHLPLQSGNDRILDLMGRTYSRKEYLDLATTIRRRHPGIALTTDIICGFCSETENEFLDTYRVVEEVQYHSAYVFKYSERKNTIAARKFPDDVPEAVKGERVSRLVDLQRPITARLNRDLIGQTVSVMVEGDSKRSADQWMGRTDTGVYVIWNKSDAPASLGSIQPITVVDGSAAVLMGKHGAGGTHCPA, from the coding sequence ATGACCCAATCGAATAGGCCCCATACAGTCCATATCGAAACCTTCGGCTGCCAGATGAACGAGTACGACTCGGAGCTCGTCCGCACGTTGCTGCGCAAAGCGGGTTTTGAGTTTACCGAAGACCGCGAGCGGGCCGACGTCATGCTCATGAACACCTGCGCCATTCGTGAAAACGCCCACAACAAGGTCTACGGGCATCTGGCGGAGTTGAAAATGGTCAAGGCGCAACGCCCGCTGGTCGTCGGGGTCCTGGGCTGCATGGCGCAAAACCTGAAAGAAGAACTGACGGAGAAACAGCCGCTCGTAGATGTGTTGGTTGGCCCGGACGGATACCGGCAACTGCCCGGTCTGCTCACGAAAGCATTAGCAACGGAAGAAGACCAGTTGGCGCGGCGCGGGCTGGCCGTGGATCTCTCGGAATATGAAACCTACGACGACATCCTACCCGAGCGCGACGGTGGCGTGAACGCCTGGATCGCCATCATGCGCGGCTGTGATAACTTCTGCAGTTTTTGCGTGGTGCCCTACACGCGAGGCCGTGAACGTTCGCGCAACCCCGAGGGGATTCTGCGCGAGGTGGCAGCCGCAGTGGCAACCGGCCATACGCAGATCACGTTACTCGGACAAAATGTGAACTCCTATCGCTCCGACGACTGGGACTTCGCCCGGCTGATCCTGGCGGTGGCGGAAGTGCCTGGTGTGCAACGAGTGCGGTTTACCTCTCCACACCCAAAGGATTTCCCCCCGGCCCTGCTGGATGCCGTGGCCGGTCATCCGAACATCTGCAAACACATCCATTTGCCGCTCCAGTCCGGCAACGATCGGATACTGGACCTCATGGGCCGCACCTACAGCCGGAAGGAGTATCTGGACCTGGCTACAACCATCCGCCGCCGGCATCCCGGTATTGCCCTGACGACCGACATTATTTGCGGGTTCTGCTCCGAAACCGAAAACGAGTTCCTGGATACCTATCGCGTGGTCGAGGAAGTGCAGTATCACTCCGCCTATGTGTTCAAGTATTCGGAACGCAAGAACACCATTGCGGCGCGCAAATTTCCCGACGATGTGCCCGAAGCCGTGAAGGGAGAACGGGTCAGCCGCCTCGTGGACCTGCAACGTCCGATCACCGCCCGGCTGAACCGTGACCTTATCGGCCAGACGGTATCAGTGATGGTGGAAGGCGACTCCAAACGTTCTGCCGATCAATGGATGGGACGCACCGATACCGGGGTGTACGTCATTTGGAATAAGAGTGATGCGCCGGCGTCACTCGGCAGCATCCAACCGATCACGGTTGTCGATGGGAGCGCCGCAGTGCTGATGGGAAAGCATGGGGCCGGTGGCACTCATTGCCCCGCATAG
- a CDS encoding ribonuclease H-like domain-containing protein: MKVVLDIETVQAPKDEWARIAGRQLSSGEATFDQTGGDLFAVGEAQAQQRVEEELYEKSSFDGTFSKIVCIGLLEFSDNLEPRGATSWYGGNEQELLRQFWSHLAQLRPSLFITHNGLNFDLPFIKKRSIIHQVKPSMEINLAKFRAEPVYDTMAIWSNWDNRGWVKLDVLARALNVESKSGSGSQVAQMWAAGQGRDIALYCLQDTYVTYGCYCRMNFRQPISREVVLLRPELVDVG, encoded by the coding sequence ATGAAGGTTGTACTCGATATTGAAACGGTGCAGGCCCCCAAAGACGAATGGGCGCGGATTGCCGGGCGCCAGTTGAGCTCCGGTGAGGCCACCTTCGATCAAACCGGCGGCGATCTCTTTGCGGTCGGGGAGGCGCAGGCCCAGCAGCGGGTAGAGGAGGAGCTGTACGAAAAGTCATCCTTCGACGGCACGTTCAGCAAAATCGTCTGCATCGGTCTCTTGGAATTTTCCGACAATCTCGAGCCGCGTGGCGCCACGTCCTGGTATGGCGGAAACGAGCAGGAACTCCTGCGGCAATTCTGGAGCCATCTGGCGCAATTGCGCCCTTCGTTGTTTATCACCCACAATGGCCTCAATTTCGACTTGCCCTTCATCAAGAAGCGATCGATCATCCATCAGGTCAAGCCCAGTATGGAGATCAACCTGGCCAAGTTTCGGGCTGAGCCGGTGTATGACACCATGGCGATCTGGAGCAATTGGGACAACCGCGGATGGGTCAAGCTGGACGTGTTGGCCCGGGCGTTGAACGTGGAGAGCAAGTCCGGAAGCGGGTCCCAGGTGGCGCAGATGTGGGCGGCGGGGCAGGGGCGGGACATCGCGCTCTACTGCCTCCAGGATACCTATGTGACGTACGGCTGTTATTGCCGGATGAATTTCCGGCAGCCGATCTCGCGAGAAGTCGTGTTGTTGAGGCCTGAGCTGGTTGACGTGGGGTGA
- the mutT gene encoding 8-oxo-dGTP diphosphatase MutT, with product MMNVIEVAAGIIAHEGRYLIARRKAGTHLGGLWEFPGGKREAGETLEECLHRELWEELNIRIGSPTPFRTVRHEYPEKVVELHFFCCRIEAGTAVALDCAEIRWVSLDELNAFEFPAADQPILAALREEQASPS from the coding sequence ATGATGAACGTCATCGAGGTTGCGGCGGGTATCATCGCGCATGAAGGCCGCTACTTGATCGCGCGGCGAAAGGCGGGAACCCATCTGGGCGGGTTGTGGGAGTTCCCCGGCGGAAAACGCGAGGCAGGTGAAACGCTGGAGGAATGCTTGCATCGGGAACTCTGGGAAGAGCTGAACATTCGCATCGGTTCCCCGACTCCTTTCCGGACTGTGCGTCACGAGTATCCTGAGAAAGTGGTCGAGTTGCATTTCTTTTGTTGCCGGATCGAAGCCGGCACGGCCGTAGCCCTGGACTGTGCGGAAATCCGGTGGGTCTCTCTTGATGAACTGAATGCATTCGAATTTCCCGCGGCGGATCAGCCGATCCTCGCCGCGCTCCGGGAGGAACAGGCGTCACCCTCATGA
- a CDS encoding A/G-specific adenine glycosylase yields MPTTPRATKSAKRRKTSSSKSSVPLARGQKQRFQNRLLKWYKEHGRDLPWRKTSDPYHILVSEVMLQQTQVDRVIPKYHEFLERYPSFVELADAPVAEVKQTWYPLGYNIRPERLHSIARETVTRYGGQLPSDADELLSFKGIGRYTAGAIRSFAFNEDAPILDTNVIRVLHRVFIAEGDPKGQKSKLWELSEALIPRGKGYDFNQAIMDFGATVCTARNPSCLLCPMKAFCKTYPFHGGK; encoded by the coding sequence ATGCCGACAACACCTCGCGCGACCAAATCAGCCAAGCGACGCAAGACATCGTCGTCGAAATCGTCCGTGCCGCTCGCGCGCGGGCAGAAGCAGCGATTTCAGAACCGGCTATTGAAATGGTACAAGGAGCATGGCCGCGACCTGCCCTGGCGCAAGACTTCCGACCCTTACCATATTCTGGTTTCAGAGGTGATGCTGCAGCAGACGCAGGTGGATCGCGTGATTCCCAAGTACCACGAATTTCTGGAGCGGTATCCTTCCTTCGTGGAGTTGGCCGATGCTCCGGTAGCCGAGGTGAAGCAGACGTGGTACCCGTTGGGCTACAACATCCGTCCTGAACGGTTGCACAGTATCGCGCGCGAAACGGTTACCCGTTACGGCGGACAGTTGCCAAGCGATGCGGATGAGCTGTTGTCCTTCAAGGGCATCGGGCGGTACACGGCCGGGGCGATCCGCTCGTTTGCCTTCAACGAGGACGCGCCCATCCTCGATACCAACGTGATCCGGGTATTGCATCGGGTGTTCATTGCCGAGGGTGATCCCAAAGGGCAGAAATCGAAACTCTGGGAACTGTCGGAGGCGCTGATTCCTCGTGGCAAGGGATATGATTTCAATCAAGCGATCATGGATTTCGGCGCCACGGTCTGCACAGCCCGAAATCCCTCTTGCCTGCTCTGTCCGATGAAGGCGTTCTGCAAGACCTATCCCTTCCACGGGGGGAAGTAA
- a CDS encoding PilZ domain-containing protein, whose amino-acid sequence MSMMVHYRVSLSRSSITTGEGRLLDLSAEGCRIETAQELPVNTYLSLRLILSPNDLPILVDLAAVRWVHGTNFGIHFLAIQPLQAQRLRTFLATARSLPDQPPSAENN is encoded by the coding sequence ATGTCCATGATGGTTCACTATCGCGTGTCACTCTCTCGCAGTTCGATCACGACGGGCGAGGGCCGGCTGCTGGATCTGTCGGCAGAAGGTTGCCGGATCGAGACGGCACAGGAACTCCCCGTCAACACCTACCTCTCACTCAGGCTGATTCTTTCACCCAATGACCTGCCGATTCTGGTCGATCTTGCAGCCGTACGATGGGTTCACGGCACGAATTTTGGCATACACTTTCTAGCGATTCAGCCGCTCCAGGCACAACGATTACGGACCTTCCTGGCCACAGCCCGCTCACTACCGGACCAGCCCCCGTCGGCAGAGAACAACTGA
- a CDS encoding acetate uptake transporter gives MNEDHHSRRIDVLAIGLFGLAVGALTLGVAQLGWIQHKNMVGALVIALIFGGIVQVLAGITDIRYNEQLGGTALTMYGFLWITLCTVKLVSASSTFQFDAVLYAPINLVYAVFSAVMVFLTAYRNLTLSALHVVITLTFLTTTFAGLDFISELLPGWGHIIVGLMAFYHAVGSLTLAFTGRAVLPLGPPLLFHKQKSLHSIAKVV, from the coding sequence ATGAATGAAGACCATCACAGCCGCCGTATCGACGTGCTGGCCATCGGACTGTTCGGCCTGGCAGTGGGCGCGTTGACGCTCGGGGTGGCGCAATTAGGATGGATTCAACACAAGAACATGGTCGGGGCGCTCGTCATCGCCTTGATCTTCGGTGGGATTGTCCAGGTACTGGCCGGCATCACCGACATTCGCTATAACGAACAATTAGGCGGCACCGCGTTGACGATGTACGGGTTCCTCTGGATCACCCTCTGCACCGTCAAGCTCGTCAGCGCCAGTAGCACGTTTCAATTCGACGCCGTGCTTTATGCCCCGATCAATCTGGTCTATGCCGTTTTTTCGGCGGTCATGGTCTTTCTGACGGCCTATCGCAACCTTACGCTCAGTGCTCTGCATGTCGTCATCACCCTCACATTTCTTACCACGACGTTTGCGGGTCTCGATTTCATCAGCGAGCTCCTACCGGGATGGGGCCATATCATCGTGGGATTGATGGCCTTTTATCATGCCGTCGGCAGTCTGACGCTGGCCTTCACGGGCCGCGCGGTGTTGCCGCTGGGACCGCCGCTGCTGTTCCATAAACAGAAATCGCTGCACTCGATCGCCAAGGTGGTGTAG
- a CDS encoding SDR family oxidoreductase, whose amino-acid sequence MDRLKDKIAIVTGSSSGIGKAIAVRFAQEGATVVVAARRQDKCEETVAQIVRSGGKALAIQTDVAEESQVERLVAETVRRYRRLDILVNNAGIFGGRSIAATTTDEFDEVMRTNVRGTFFCCRAGFAQMRQQGGGTIINMSSVAGVQAWRGTGTYSASKHAVMALTKSLADEGREYRIKVSAICPGGVADELVDATAETRAESGKIDPFDIAETALYLACLGPQSVVHQIVVDRLGADW is encoded by the coding sequence ATGGATCGTTTGAAGGACAAGATTGCGATCGTGACCGGAAGCAGTAGCGGCATCGGCAAGGCGATCGCGGTGCGCTTTGCACAGGAAGGGGCGACGGTGGTGGTCGCGGCGAGGCGGCAGGACAAATGCGAAGAGACGGTCGCCCAGATTGTCCGGTCCGGCGGGAAGGCGCTGGCAATCCAAACTGATGTCGCTGAAGAATCCCAGGTCGAGCGGCTGGTCGCTGAAACCGTTCGCCGGTACCGCAGGCTGGATATTCTTGTGAATAATGCCGGCATCTTCGGAGGCCGGAGCATTGCGGCGACCACCACAGACGAGTTTGATGAAGTCATGCGGACGAATGTGCGCGGCACATTCTTCTGCTGCCGAGCGGGATTCGCGCAGATGCGGCAGCAGGGTGGCGGGACCATCATCAACATGTCGAGTGTGGCGGGCGTGCAGGCCTGGAGGGGAACCGGCACATACAGCGCGTCCAAACATGCAGTCATGGCGCTGACGAAGTCGCTGGCCGACGAAGGCCGCGAATATCGGATCAAGGTCAGCGCCATTTGTCCAGGTGGCGTGGCGGACGAGTTGGTGGATGCGACGGCGGAAACGCGGGCGGAGAGCGGGAAAATCGACCCGTTCGATATCGCCGAAACCGCGCTGTACCTGGCTTGCCTGGGGCCGCAGTCGGTCGTGCACCAGATCGTGGTCGATCGGCTCGGGGCAGACTGGTAG